Proteins co-encoded in one Halorussus vallis genomic window:
- a CDS encoding aminotransferase class V-fold PLP-dependent enzyme codes for MGIQKSDALDVERIREDFPVLQREFDGQQVVYLDNAATTQTPKRVVEAISEYYYEYNANVHRGIHQLSQEASIAYEEAHDTIADFVGADGREEMVFTKNTTEAENLVAYSWGLNELGPGDEVVLTEMEHHASLVTWQQTAKKTGADVKYIPVTDEGHLDMEAAKELITDDTKLVSAVHVSNSLGTVNPIAELADIAHDHDALIFGDGAQAVPNRPVDVKDLDVDFYAFSGHKMAGPTGIGGLYGKEEILEEMEPYLYGGDMIRKVTYEESTWNDLPWKFEAGTPSIAQGIAFAEAADYTDDIGLDKIQRHEEALTEYALDRLAEFGDIEIYGPTDPTERGGLVGFNLDGVHAHDLASILNDHAVAIRAGDHCTQPLHDKLGVAASARASFYLYNTTDEIDALVEGLDDARQIFA; via the coding sequence ATGGGAATTCAGAAATCGGACGCGCTCGACGTCGAGCGCATACGGGAGGACTTCCCCGTGCTCCAGCGGGAGTTCGACGGCCAACAGGTCGTCTACCTCGACAACGCCGCGACGACCCAGACCCCCAAGCGGGTCGTCGAGGCCATCAGCGAGTACTACTACGAGTACAACGCCAACGTCCACCGGGGCATCCACCAGTTGAGCCAGGAGGCCTCCATCGCCTACGAGGAGGCCCACGACACCATCGCCGACTTCGTCGGCGCCGACGGCCGCGAGGAGATGGTGTTCACGAAGAACACCACCGAGGCCGAGAACCTGGTCGCCTACTCGTGGGGCCTGAACGAACTCGGTCCCGGCGACGAGGTCGTCCTCACCGAGATGGAGCACCACGCCTCGCTGGTCACCTGGCAGCAGACGGCCAAGAAGACCGGCGCGGACGTGAAGTACATCCCCGTCACCGACGAGGGCCACCTCGACATGGAGGCCGCGAAGGAACTGATCACCGACGACACGAAACTGGTGAGCGCGGTCCACGTCTCGAACTCGCTGGGCACCGTCAACCCCATCGCCGAACTGGCCGACATCGCCCACGACCACGACGCGCTCATCTTCGGCGACGGCGCGCAGGCGGTGCCGAACCGCCCCGTGGACGTGAAGGACCTCGACGTCGACTTCTACGCCTTCTCTGGCCACAAGATGGCCGGCCCGACCGGCATCGGCGGCCTCTACGGTAAGGAGGAGATTCTCGAGGAGATGGAGCCGTACCTCTACGGCGGCGACATGATTCGGAAGGTCACCTACGAGGAGTCGACCTGGAACGACCTGCCGTGGAAGTTCGAGGCCGGCACGCCCTCCATCGCACAAGGAATCGCGTTCGCCGAGGCCGCAGACTACACCGACGACATCGGACTGGACAAAATCCAGCGCCACGAGGAGGCTCTGACCGAGTACGCCCTCGACCGCCTGGCCGAGTTCGGCGACATCGAAATCTACGGTCCCACCGACCCCACCGAGCGCGGCGGCCTGGTCGGATTCAACCTCGACGGCGTCCACGCCCACGACCTCGCGTCCATCCTCAACGACCACGCGGTCGCCATCCGGGCGGGCGACCACTGCACCCAGCCGCTCCACGACAAACTCGGCGTCGCGGCGTCGGCCCGCGCGTCGTTTTACCTCTACAACACGACCGACGAAATCGACGCGCTCGTCGAGGGTCTGGACGACGCTCGGCAGATTTTCGCCTGA
- the radA gene encoding DNA repair and recombination protein RadA has product MPDEDLEELPGVGPATAEKLHEAGFDSYPSLAVASPGELSNTADVGESTAADIVQAARKAADVGGFETGSAVLERREQIGKLSWKIDEVDDLLGGGVETQSITEVYGEFGAGKSQVTHQLAVNVQLPREHGGLGGSAIFVDSEDTFRPERIDDMVRGLPHESLQAAMDEREIEGTPDDDEAMELLIEDFLDKIHVAKAFNSNHQMLLAEKAQELASEHAESEWPVRILCVDSLTAHFRAEYVGRGELAERQQKLNKHLHDLDKVGNLHNVAVLVTNQVASNPDSFFGDPTQPIGGNILGHKSTFRIYLRKSKGDKRIVRLVDAPNLADGEAVMRVQDGGLKPE; this is encoded by the coding sequence ATGCCAGACGAAGACCTCGAAGAACTCCCAGGCGTCGGCCCCGCCACGGCCGAGAAGCTCCACGAAGCAGGTTTCGACTCCTATCCCAGTCTCGCGGTCGCCAGCCCCGGCGAACTCTCCAACACCGCAGACGTCGGCGAGTCGACCGCCGCCGACATCGTCCAGGCCGCCCGGAAGGCCGCCGACGTCGGCGGCTTCGAAACCGGTTCCGCGGTGCTCGAACGCCGCGAGCAGATCGGTAAGCTCAGCTGGAAGATCGACGAAGTCGACGACCTGCTCGGCGGCGGCGTCGAAACCCAGTCGATCACCGAGGTGTACGGCGAGTTCGGTGCCGGCAAGTCCCAGGTCACCCACCAGCTCGCGGTCAACGTCCAGCTTCCCCGCGAACACGGCGGCCTCGGCGGCAGCGCCATCTTCGTCGACAGTGAGGACACGTTCCGGCCCGAGCGCATCGACGACATGGTCCGCGGCCTTCCCCACGAGTCGCTCCAGGCCGCGATGGACGAGCGCGAGATCGAGGGCACGCCCGACGACGACGAGGCGATGGAACTGCTGATCGAGGACTTCCTCGACAAGATCCACGTCGCGAAGGCGTTCAACTCCAACCACCAGATGCTGCTGGCCGAGAAGGCCCAGGAACTCGCGAGCGAGCACGCCGAGAGCGAGTGGCCCGTCCGCATCCTCTGCGTCGACTCGCTCACCGCTCACTTCCGCGCCGAGTACGTCGGCCGTGGTGAACTCGCCGAGCGCCAGCAGAAACTCAACAAACACCTCCACGACCTCGACAAGGTCGGCAACCTCCACAACGTCGCGGTGCTGGTGACCAACCAGGTCGCCTCGAACCCCGACTCGTTCTTCGGCGACCCGACCCAGCCCATCGGCGGCAACATTCTGGGCCACAAGTCCACCTTCCGTATCTACCTTCGCAAGTCGAAGGGCGACAAGCGCATCGTCCGACTGGTCGACGCGCCGAACCTCGCCGACGGCGAGGCGGTCATGCGCGTCCAGGACGGCGGTCTGAAGCCCGAGTAG
- a CDS encoding CPBP family intramembrane glutamic endopeptidase: MSHSAASPLRRVGVATGLTVLGIVLGVLLSIPAIVVSLDALTQFVAALVLQELGFVAAALVFLRATSHGFDYLNVRSPTGRALGFVVGGTVALFVFRLVAILTAQALGLPLAGNSVTQLAEEGYLTTLLALVPLSILVVGPAEELLFRGVIQRYLDDAISTLPAILISSVLFALVHIPTTVIATPNPVAVGVTLVILFGLSILLGYLYVWTENLVVPILVHGLYDALIFALAYWALSSGLVEMSAGTGFW; this comes from the coding sequence ATGTCACACTCCGCGGCCAGTCCGCTCCGGCGGGTCGGCGTCGCCACCGGCCTCACCGTGCTGGGAATCGTCCTGGGCGTCCTGCTGTCGATTCCGGCTATCGTGGTGTCGCTCGACGCGCTCACGCAGTTCGTCGCCGCGCTCGTCCTCCAGGAACTGGGCTTCGTCGCCGCCGCGCTCGTCTTCCTCCGGGCGACCAGTCACGGGTTCGACTACCTCAACGTCCGCTCGCCGACCGGTCGCGCGCTCGGTTTCGTCGTCGGCGGGACCGTCGCGCTGTTCGTCTTCCGCCTCGTCGCCATCCTGACCGCCCAGGCGCTCGGCCTCCCGCTGGCCGGCAACTCGGTGACGCAACTGGCCGAGGAGGGCTACCTAACCACGCTGCTGGCGCTGGTCCCGCTGTCGATTCTGGTCGTCGGCCCCGCCGAGGAACTGCTGTTTCGCGGCGTCATCCAGCGGTACCTCGACGACGCGATTTCGACGCTACCCGCGATACTCATCTCGAGCGTCCTGTTCGCACTCGTCCACATCCCGACGACCGTCATCGCCACGCCGAACCCGGTGGCGGTGGGCGTGACGCTGGTCATCCTGTTCGGCCTGTCGATTCTGCTGGGCTACCTCTACGTCTGGACCGAGAACCTGGTGGTGCCGATTCTGGTCCACGGCCTCTACGACGCGCTCATCTTCGCGCTGGCGTACTGGGCACTCTCCTCGGGGCTGGTGGAGATGTCCGCCGGAACCGGCTTCTGGTAG
- a CDS encoding AI-2E family transporter → MRARTGFAVVLTAVLVALSALVVRPFLSYVLAAILLAFVLHPVQERLEPRVGPRTSALALVCLAIAVVVVPTGLSLRTALEQVGDVPTSVAELPAFRSLERLLRRTLGVDVQIGVALRGLLDRFTAAVGDRASRLVRSGFHAFLGGLLLLFLLYYLLVDGERFVGWAKHVTPLPRSVQDELYAEAERTTWAVLKGHVFVAVVQGFVSGIGLFVAGVPDAIFWTVVMMFLAMVPIIGVAPVLGGATLYLLSQSRPLAAVLMVVYGMTVVAITDDYLRALVVDKESSLHSATVLLGVFGAAYLFGAVGLFVGPILLGLSKATIEVFSDYYDLAG, encoded by the coding sequence ATGCGTGCACGCACCGGCTTCGCCGTCGTGCTCACGGCCGTTCTGGTCGCGCTGTCGGCGCTCGTCGTCCGACCCTTCCTGAGCTACGTCCTCGCGGCGATACTGCTGGCGTTCGTCCTCCACCCGGTCCAGGAGCGACTGGAACCCCGCGTCGGCCCGCGAACGTCGGCGCTCGCGCTCGTCTGTCTCGCTATCGCGGTCGTCGTCGTGCCGACCGGTCTGTCCCTCCGGACCGCACTCGAACAGGTCGGCGACGTGCCGACGAGCGTCGCGGAACTCCCGGCGTTCCGGTCGCTCGAACGACTGCTCCGGCGAACGCTCGGCGTCGACGTCCAGATCGGGGTCGCGCTTCGGGGGCTTCTCGACCGGTTCACCGCCGCCGTCGGCGACCGGGCGTCGCGGCTGGTTCGGTCGGGGTTCCACGCCTTCCTCGGCGGCCTCCTGCTGTTGTTCCTGCTCTACTACCTGCTCGTGGACGGCGAGCGGTTCGTCGGGTGGGCGAAACACGTCACACCGCTCCCCCGCTCGGTCCAGGACGAACTGTACGCCGAGGCCGAGCGGACCACCTGGGCGGTGCTGAAGGGTCACGTCTTCGTCGCCGTCGTCCAGGGGTTCGTCTCGGGAATCGGCCTGTTCGTCGCGGGCGTTCCGGACGCGATCTTCTGGACGGTCGTGATGATGTTTCTGGCGATGGTGCCGATAATCGGCGTCGCACCCGTGCTGGGCGGGGCGACCCTCTACCTGCTGTCCCAGAGCCGACCGCTCGCGGCCGTGCTGATGGTCGTCTACGGCATGACCGTGGTCGCGATCACCGACGACTACCTTCGGGCGCTGGTCGTCGACAAGGAGTCGTCGCTCCACTCGGCCACCGTCCTGCTCGGCGTGTTCGGCGCGGCCTACCTCTTCGGCGCCGTCGGCCTGTTCGTCGGGCCGATACTGCTCGGCCTCTCGAAGGCGACCATCGAGGTGTTCAGCGACTACTACGACCTGGCGGGGTGA
- a CDS encoding NAD-dependent epimerase/dehydratase family protein — protein MPGTVVVTGGLGRSGRWIAGHLADEGWRVVCVDRSHPGWEVDARENLDFRAADLTNRGEALDLLADLDPDAVVHWAALPSPTRHAGGRVFETNVLAAYNVLVGAGRAGARIAWASSESAYGFAFAEEKRLPAYLPIREAHSLRPEDPYGTSKVVGEEVGNMVARRYGVPVASVRPSWIQYPGEYACVDAREDLAAGAGNFWSYVDVRDVAGIVLAALEADFSGHEPFHAAAADNYLERPIEDALREFFGEVPDDSNVSGDDAALSVAKAREVLDWEPEHSWREAADEDVAGPELVRSE, from the coding sequence ATGCCAGGAACCGTCGTCGTCACGGGCGGTCTCGGTCGCTCCGGCCGCTGGATAGCCGGCCACCTCGCTGACGAGGGGTGGCGAGTCGTCTGCGTCGACCGGAGCCACCCCGGTTGGGAGGTAGACGCCCGCGAGAACCTCGATTTCCGCGCCGCTGATCTCACGAACCGCGGGGAGGCGCTGGACCTGCTGGCCGACCTCGACCCCGACGCGGTGGTCCACTGGGCCGCCCTCCCCTCGCCGACCCGCCACGCGGGCGGCCGGGTGTTCGAAACCAACGTGCTGGCGGCGTACAACGTCCTCGTGGGCGCGGGCCGTGCTGGCGCCCGAATCGCCTGGGCCTCCAGCGAGAGCGCCTACGGCTTCGCGTTCGCCGAGGAGAAGCGTCTGCCCGCCTACCTCCCGATTCGGGAGGCCCACTCGCTACGACCCGAGGACCCCTACGGCACCTCGAAGGTGGTCGGCGAGGAGGTCGGGAATATGGTCGCGCGCCGGTACGGCGTCCCCGTCGCCTCCGTCCGCCCGTCGTGGATACAGTACCCCGGCGAGTACGCGTGCGTCGACGCCCGCGAGGATCTCGCGGCGGGCGCGGGCAACTTCTGGTCGTACGTCGACGTCCGCGACGTGGCCGGTATCGTCTTGGCCGCGCTGGAAGCCGACTTCTCCGGCCACGAACCGTTCCACGCCGCCGCGGCCGACAACTACCTCGAACGGCCCATTGAGGACGCGCTCCGGGAGTTCTTCGGCGAGGTGCCCGACGACTCGAACGTCTCGGGCGACGACGCGGCGCTGTCGGTGGCGAAGGCCCGCGAGGTGCTCGACTGGGAACCCGAGCACTCGTGGCGCGAGGCGGCCGACGAGGACGTGGCGGGACCGGAACTGGTCCGGAGCGAGTAA
- a CDS encoding MFS transporter gives MKSVLRNPTFRRLFAGRLVTNAGDSLYYVAAMWLVLELGGSSFYTGLAGALVLAPQALQFLAGPLVDRWQIGRTLVASQIVQALLVLVVPLAWLTGHLTVGLVLVVMPVLSLANQFVYPAETAALPRIVDDDELVDANSAFSFAYQGVDLAFNAAGGVLVAVVGAVAIYAIDSVTFAAAAGLFALAGVPEADRAERDEDAAALADYLAKLREGVDYVRGTILVPVMAGSVVVNFTIGAAMAVLPAFAEARGGAETYGLLLAAVTGGILVGALVASPMKRYSLFALSTVGFGIGGSLWLAALASPWTLGTAALFFFAWIPVGVTNVVFAAFKQSVVPDDLLGRVSSVGMSVSTAAAPFGSLLGGAAGDLWSPTAVVAAAGVGFLFVTAFWLAHPLLRGVPSVEEIDPAKYGLATERSENAAT, from the coding sequence ATGAAATCGGTACTCCGTAACCCCACCTTCCGTCGGCTGTTCGCCGGCCGCCTCGTCACGAACGCGGGCGACAGCCTCTACTACGTCGCGGCGATGTGGCTGGTGCTCGAACTCGGCGGGTCGTCGTTCTACACCGGACTGGCGGGTGCGCTGGTGCTCGCTCCGCAGGCGCTCCAGTTTCTGGCCGGCCCGCTTGTCGACCGCTGGCAAATCGGCCGGACGCTCGTCGCCTCCCAGATAGTCCAGGCCCTGCTGGTGTTGGTCGTCCCGCTCGCGTGGCTGACCGGCCACCTCACGGTCGGACTCGTGCTGGTCGTGATGCCGGTGCTCTCGCTGGCCAACCAGTTCGTCTATCCGGCCGAGACCGCCGCGCTTCCCCGAATCGTCGACGACGACGAACTCGTCGACGCCAACTCGGCGTTCTCGTTCGCCTACCAGGGTGTCGACCTCGCGTTCAACGCCGCGGGCGGCGTGCTGGTCGCGGTGGTCGGCGCGGTCGCCATTTACGCCATCGACTCGGTGACGTTCGCCGCCGCGGCCGGACTGTTCGCGCTTGCGGGGGTCCCGGAGGCCGACCGCGCCGAGCGAGACGAAGACGCCGCGGCGCTGGCCGACTATCTCGCGAAACTCCGCGAGGGCGTCGACTACGTCCGCGGGACCATCCTCGTCCCCGTGATGGCCGGGTCGGTCGTCGTCAACTTCACCATCGGGGCCGCGATGGCGGTCCTGCCGGCGTTCGCCGAGGCCCGCGGCGGTGCCGAAACCTACGGCCTCCTGCTGGCGGCCGTGACGGGCGGCATCCTGGTCGGGGCGCTGGTCGCCTCGCCGATGAAGCGCTACTCGCTGTTCGCGCTCTCGACGGTCGGGTTCGGAATCGGCGGGTCGCTCTGGCTGGCCGCGCTGGCGAGTCCGTGGACGCTCGGCACCGCCGCGCTGTTCTTCTTCGCGTGGATTCCCGTCGGCGTCACGAACGTCGTCTTCGCGGCGTTCAAGCAGTCGGTCGTCCCGGACGACTTGCTCGGGCGGGTGTCGTCGGTCGGGATGAGCGTCTCGACCGCTGCGGCGCCGTTCGGGTCGTTGCTCGGCGGCGCGGCCGGGGACCTCTGGTCGCCCACCGCCGTGGTCGCCGCCGCAGGTGTCGGGTTCCTGTTCGTGACGGCCTTCTGGTTGGCCCACCCGCTCCTCCGGGGCGTCCCGTCGGTCGAGGAGATCGACCCCGCGAAGTACGGGCTGGCGACCGAGCGGTCGGAGAACGCGGCGACCTGA
- a CDS encoding DUF424 domain-containing protein codes for MILNERQTDEGLLVAVCDDDVLGETFEEGAISLTVTEEFYGGESVDESAVADSLARASVANIVGTEAVDLAVREGFVDEANVLDVESTRHAQFLRM; via the coding sequence ATGATACTCAACGAACGCCAGACCGACGAGGGGTTGCTCGTGGCAGTCTGCGACGACGACGTGCTCGGCGAGACGTTCGAGGAGGGCGCCATCTCGCTGACGGTCACCGAGGAGTTCTACGGCGGCGAGTCCGTCGACGAGAGCGCGGTCGCCGACAGCCTCGCCCGGGCGTCGGTCGCAAACATCGTCGGCACCGAGGCGGTCGACCTCGCGGTTCGCGAGGGATTCGTCGACGAGGCGAACGTCCTCGACGTCGAGTCGACGCGCCACGCCCAGTTCCTCCGGATGTAG
- a CDS encoding HD domain-containing protein, with protein MQDEVRERARTYFGGVSPAHDWQHVRRVARLAETLAADCDDPVDENVLFAVVWLHDVGRGKEDRGEIADHAEWGASEAAEILADLGANAETIEAVRHCIRAHRYSNDVEPRTLEAKLLSDADNLDALGAVGVARCFAYGGELCSPMHDPDLPPAADDSAAGATQFNHIHKKLLDLPDRMYTDVGRELAAGRAEYVREFADRFEREVAGDA; from the coding sequence ATGCAAGACGAAGTCCGAGAGCGCGCCCGGACGTACTTCGGAGGAGTTTCGCCGGCCCACGACTGGCAGCACGTCCGGCGGGTCGCCCGCCTCGCCGAGACGCTGGCGGCCGACTGCGACGACCCGGTCGACGAGAACGTGCTGTTCGCGGTGGTCTGGCTCCACGACGTCGGCCGAGGGAAGGAAGACCGCGGCGAAATCGCGGACCACGCCGAGTGGGGCGCGAGCGAGGCGGCCGAGATTCTGGCTGACCTCGGCGCGAACGCCGAAACCATCGAGGCGGTCCGACACTGCATCCGCGCCCACCGCTACTCGAACGACGTCGAACCCCGGACGCTCGAAGCGAAACTCCTCTCGGACGCCGACAACCTGGACGCGCTGGGCGCGGTCGGCGTCGCCCGGTGTTTCGCCTACGGCGGCGAACTCTGCTCGCCGATGCACGACCCCGACCTACCGCCGGCCGCCGACGACTCCGCGGCCGGCGCGACCCAGTTTAACCACATTCACAAGAAGCTACTTGACCTCCCCGACCGGATGTACACCGACGTGGGCCGCGAACTCGCGGCAGGGCGGGCCGAGTACGTCCGCGAGTTCGCCGACCGCTTCGAGCGAGAGGTCGCGGGCGACGCCTGA
- the pspAB gene encoding PspA-associated protein PspAB produces the protein MGLFDGLREVLGIRAEADATRKADPEDLFGMSTAHITMEAELGYEPTGDAALFFSEVDNTDFSTVVEEVREILDVGEEETGTRTEDFVDDYGYSWIVFCDSDFEDLVTSIHFASDTLIERDYGSRLLGAMFAFRKDDQLAYWVYSFRRGAYYPLVPKGTSDRDSKAEFKLESNLDGELSIEKDKEYWYALLPDTPGAHPWE, from the coding sequence ATGGGATTGTTCGACGGACTGCGGGAGGTGCTCGGCATCCGCGCGGAGGCCGACGCCACGCGGAAGGCCGACCCCGAGGACCTCTTCGGGATGAGCACGGCTCACATCACGATGGAAGCGGAGTTGGGCTACGAACCGACCGGCGACGCCGCGCTGTTCTTCTCGGAGGTCGACAACACCGACTTCTCGACGGTGGTCGAGGAGGTCCGCGAGATACTCGACGTGGGCGAGGAGGAGACGGGCACCCGCACCGAGGACTTCGTCGACGACTACGGCTACTCGTGGATCGTGTTCTGCGACTCGGACTTCGAAGACCTCGTGACCAGCATCCACTTCGCCTCCGACACCCTCATCGAGCGCGACTACGGGTCGCGGCTTCTCGGAGCGATGTTCGCGTTTCGGAAGGACGACCAGCTCGCCTACTGGGTGTACTCGTTCCGCCGCGGGGCGTACTACCCGCTGGTGCCGAAGGGGACGAGTGACCGCGACTCGAAGGCGGAGTTCAAACTCGAGAGCAACCTGGACGGCGAACTCTCGATAGAGAAGGACAAGGAGTACTGGTACGCGCTGTTGCCCGACACGCCCGGCGCCCACCCCTGGGAGTGA
- the sufU gene encoding Fe-S cluster assembly sulfur transfer protein SufU yields MTMGSDMYRQQILDHYKNPRNYGELDEKTYTHAGENPMCGDEIAIDVKLDEDEETIERVAFRGDGCAISQASASMLSQKLRGMSVEEMAEMDRDDVIDMLGVDISPMRVKCAVLAEKVVQDGAEIYEGEKELDKTTTEEDED; encoded by the coding sequence ATGACCATGGGCTCGGACATGTATCGCCAGCAGATTCTCGATCACTACAAGAACCCCCGCAACTACGGGGAACTGGACGAGAAGACCTACACTCACGCTGGCGAGAACCCGATGTGCGGCGACGAGATCGCCATCGACGTGAAACTCGACGAGGACGAAGAGACCATCGAACGCGTGGCGTTCCGCGGCGACGGTTGCGCCATCAGCCAGGCCAGCGCGAGCATGCTCTCCCAGAAGCTTCGAGGCATGTCGGTCGAGGAGATGGCCGAGATGGACCGCGACGACGTCATCGACATGCTCGGGGTGGACATCAGCCCGATGCGGGTGAAGTGCGCGGTGCTCGCCGAGAAGGTCGTCCAGGACGGCGCGGAGATCTACGAGGGCGAGAAGGAGTTGGATAAGACGACGACCGAAGAGGACGAGGACTGA
- a CDS encoding DsrE family protein, with protein MNVVLHFSGERGEQDHAVSNVENLLADDSTAVESSALVANGDGVALLTTDSTDPERVEALAENGVSLLACRNSLDSRGVDESDLLDGIETVPTGVGELAKLQADGYAYVKIP; from the coding sequence GTGAACGTCGTACTCCACTTCAGCGGCGAACGCGGCGAACAGGACCACGCGGTGTCGAACGTCGAGAACCTGCTCGCGGACGACTCGACCGCGGTCGAGTCGTCCGCGCTCGTGGCGAACGGCGACGGCGTCGCCCTGCTGACAACCGACTCGACCGACCCCGAACGCGTCGAGGCCCTGGCGGAGAACGGCGTCTCGCTACTCGCGTGCCGGAACAGCCTCGACTCCCGGGGCGTGGACGAGTCGGACCTCCTCGACGGTATCGAGACGGTGCCCACGGGCGTGGGCGAACTCGCGAAGTTGCAGGCCGACGGCTACGCGTACGTCAAGATTCCCTGA
- the htpX gene encoding zinc metalloprotease HtpX → MKWKADWGLRGRMALTMFLLFALYIVFIGVLSQFVQILSLVLIMGAFSLAQFFFSDRITLWSMGAHEVSEQEYPELHRMVGRLSQQADLPKPTVAVSDSRVPNAFATGRSQKSSAVCVTTGLLNTLDSDELEGVLAHELAHVKNRDVMVMTIASFLSTLAFLVVRWGWWFGGGDDDSPQVWVAILASLVVWIVSFLLIRTLSRYREFAADRGGASITGKPSALASALMTIDGRMDKVPKRDLREKSEMNAFFIIPLKGDFIGKIFSTHPSTEARVERLRDLEREMESA, encoded by the coding sequence ATGAAGTGGAAGGCAGACTGGGGACTTCGCGGGCGGATGGCGCTGACGATGTTCCTGCTGTTCGCGCTGTACATCGTGTTCATCGGCGTCCTCTCGCAGTTCGTCCAGATACTCTCCCTCGTACTGATAATGGGCGCGTTCTCGCTCGCCCAGTTCTTCTTCAGCGACAGGATTACGCTGTGGAGCATGGGCGCACACGAGGTCAGCGAACAGGAGTACCCCGAACTCCACCGGATGGTCGGTCGACTGAGCCAGCAGGCCGACCTGCCCAAGCCGACGGTCGCCGTCTCGGACAGTCGCGTCCCGAACGCGTTCGCCACCGGGCGCTCCCAGAAGAGTTCGGCGGTCTGCGTGACGACCGGCCTGCTCAACACCCTCGACAGCGACGAACTGGAGGGCGTGCTGGCCCACGAACTCGCCCACGTCAAGAACCGCGACGTGATGGTGATGACCATCGCGTCGTTCCTCTCGACCCTCGCGTTCCTCGTGGTCCGGTGGGGCTGGTGGTTCGGCGGCGGCGACGACGACAGCCCGCAGGTGTGGGTCGCCATCCTCGCCTCGCTGGTCGTCTGGATCGTCAGCTTCCTGCTCATCCGGACGCTCAGCCGCTACCGCGAGTTCGCGGCCGACCGCGGCGGCGCGAGCATCACCGGCAAGCCCTCGGCGCTGGCGTCGGCGCTGATGACCATCGACGGCCGGATGGACAAGGTCCCCAAGCGGGACCTCCGCGAGAAGTCGGAGATGAACGCGTTCTTCATCATCCCCCTGAAGGGCGACTTCATCGGGAAAATCTTCAGCACCCACCCGAGCACCGAAGCGCGGGTCGAGCGCCTGCGCGACCTCGAACGCGAGATGGAGTCGGCCTGA
- a CDS encoding ATP-binding protein, translating to MDRPSLAAEDARSGFAPWAVTGLGVLLSLGAILNLVEDLQSDGILAPSVVALAFGLVLSGTVVYAGYWLRASELPAAKEWRVFFWSVGGLATMLCIQGFTVAIRLAEEHAVGEAAFSLLFAADAGAIVGFTSGVLVVRVRREAAEVRRARDAVFFLNRLLRHDILNDLSVVQSHAAILREHVDADGAEWLDTVEAQSKDATDLIRSSRTVTRTVLNEADLERVELADLLAAELERVGSTFEAAEFDAEVPDNACVVANEALSRVFGNLLSNAVEHNDSETPRVDLRVTEAAETVTVRVADNGPGIPDPDKPDVFEAADGGDHGFGLFLADTLVSSYGGRLSVRDNDPRGAIFEVELPRCVEN from the coding sequence ATGGACCGCCCGTCTCTCGCCGCAGAAGACGCTCGCTCGGGGTTCGCCCCGTGGGCGGTGACCGGACTCGGCGTGCTCCTCTCGCTCGGCGCGATTTTGAACCTGGTCGAGGACCTCCAGTCGGACGGCATCCTCGCGCCGTCGGTCGTCGCGCTGGCGTTCGGACTCGTGCTCTCGGGGACGGTCGTCTACGCCGGCTACTGGCTCCGCGCGAGCGAACTCCCGGCCGCGAAGGAGTGGCGCGTCTTCTTCTGGTCGGTCGGCGGCCTGGCCACGATGCTCTGCATCCAGGGGTTCACCGTCGCCATCCGACTCGCGGAGGAACACGCCGTCGGCGAGGCCGCGTTCAGCCTGCTGTTCGCGGCCGACGCGGGCGCCATCGTCGGCTTCACGTCCGGCGTCCTCGTCGTCAGGGTCCGCCGAGAGGCGGCCGAGGTCAGGCGGGCCAGGGACGCCGTCTTCTTCCTGAACCGCCTGCTGCGCCACGACATCCTCAACGACCTCTCGGTGGTCCAGAGCCACGCCGCCATCCTCCGGGAACACGTCGACGCCGACGGCGCGGAGTGGCTGGACACTGTAGAGGCCCAGAGCAAGGACGCAACCGACCTGATTCGTTCCTCGCGGACCGTCACCCGGACCGTGCTGAACGAGGCCGACCTCGAACGCGTCGAACTCGCCGACCTCCTCGCGGCCGAACTCGAACGGGTCGGTTCGACGTTCGAGGCGGCGGAGTTCGACGCCGAGGTCCCGGACAACGCCTGCGTGGTCGCGAACGAAGCGCTCTCGCGGGTGTTCGGCAACCTGCTCTCGAACGCCGTCGAACACAACGACAGCGAGACGCCCCGGGTCGACCTCCGGGTCACGGAGGCCGCCGAGACGGTGACGGTCCGCGTCGCCGACAACGGACCGGGAATCCCCGACCCGGACAAGCCCGACGTCTTCGAGGCGGCCGACGGCGGCGACCACGGCTTCGGGCTATTTCTGGCCGACACGCTGGTGTCGTCCTACGGCGGCCGACTCTCGGTGCGCGACAACGACCCGCGGGGCGCCATCTTCGAGGTCGAACTCCCGCGGTGCGTCGAGAACTGA